From the genome of Flavobacterium luteolum, one region includes:
- a CDS encoding efflux RND transporter periplasmic adaptor subunit: MDTIIPRKSKKFRYLAIAIAVFLVLLTISVFAFNTKRTLNVKADELVIQKAEKAFFEDFVVFQAKVEPLNVMLVNVTEGGSVKEIFVENGAMVTKGQSLARLYNPNTELNYLTQETAIIEQINNLNTGKLNIRNQELNLNKDLVLIEHDYNDAKRLYDMNAKLYEKDVISKNDWNTFKESLRFQEERKRTIQQSIQKEKQSNQVQISQINRSIQTMEKSLDILRNNKKNFLITAPETGRLTSFEPVLGKTFQAGASIGRIDSNKGYKLIAEVDEFYLEKLREGLKGQVEFKGKNLEVIVTKVIPEVKGGRFTVELAFVSKENIVLQDGLSFGVKLILSEKNRTLVIPRGAFNQEAAGKWIFVVNGNKAIRRNIKLGRENPSYYEVLEGLKEGESVVTSSYTDYKDIEELSLNKE; this comes from the coding sequence ATGGACACGATAATTCCTCGTAAAAGTAAAAAATTTAGATATCTCGCAATAGCAATTGCTGTTTTTTTAGTTTTGCTAACCATTAGTGTTTTTGCATTTAATACCAAAAGAACTTTAAATGTAAAAGCCGACGAATTGGTAATTCAAAAAGCAGAAAAAGCCTTTTTTGAAGATTTTGTAGTTTTTCAAGCAAAAGTAGAACCTTTGAATGTTATGCTTGTGAATGTTACCGAGGGAGGTTCTGTAAAAGAAATCTTTGTAGAAAATGGTGCAATGGTTACCAAAGGACAATCGCTGGCTCGTTTATACAATCCGAACACAGAATTGAATTATCTTACTCAAGAAACTGCTATTATTGAGCAAATCAACAATCTAAATACAGGAAAATTAAACATTAGAAATCAGGAATTGAACTTAAACAAAGATTTGGTTCTAATTGAACATGATTACAACGATGCAAAAAGATTATATGACATGAATGCAAAGCTGTATGAGAAAGATGTAATTTCTAAAAATGACTGGAATACTTTTAAAGAAAGCCTTCGTTTTCAGGAAGAACGCAAAAGAACAATTCAGCAGAGCATTCAAAAAGAAAAGCAAAGTAATCAGGTTCAGATTTCTCAAATAAACCGTTCGATCCAGACTATGGAAAAGAGTTTGGATATTCTGAGAAACAATAAAAAGAACTTTTTAATAACAGCTCCAGAAACAGGACGATTAACTTCTTTTGAACCTGTTTTAGGAAAAACTTTTCAAGCAGGCGCAAGCATTGGAAGAATTGATTCTAACAAAGGATACAAACTTATTGCCGAAGTAGACGAGTTTTATCTAGAAAAACTTAGAGAAGGATTAAAAGGACAGGTAGAATTTAAAGGTAAAAACCTTGAAGTTATCGTGACCAAAGTAATTCCGGAAGTTAAAGGCGGACGATTTACTGTAGAACTTGCTTTTGTAAGTAAAGAAAATATTGTTTTGCAGGACGGACTTAGCTTTGGCGTAAAACTGATTTTGTCTGAAAAGAATAGAACTTTGGTAATTCCGAGAGGAGCGTTTAATCAGGAAGCTGCAGGAAAATGGATTTTTGTTGTAAACGGAAACAAAGCGATAAGAAGAAATATCAAATTAGGACGCGAAAATCCTTCGTATTATGAAGTTTTAGAAGGTTTAAAAGAAGGCGAATCTGTAGTTACTTCTTCTTACACCGATTATAAAGACATTGAAGAGCTTTCTCTAAATAAAGAATAG